Part of the Aquimarina sp. TRL1 genome, TCTTTATATGTATTATATTGTTATAGTTGTTGTAATGAACTCAAACAATAATGAGTTATTTATAGAACAAAGATGGAACTATAGGAGGAGGAAGGAAATAGAAAAAAAAACAAAAAGATGGAAAAAATTCCCCGTATTTCTATTGAAATTGAGCTCTGAACTGAGTAGGAGTAAAGAGTGTGTTTTTTTTGAAATATTTAATAAAATAATATGGATCTTCGAACCCTAATTGGTAGGCAATCATCTGACTGGTATCGTCTGTGGTTAGTAATTTTTCTTTGGCTTTTTCAATCACTTTTCCGGTAATGAAATTACAGGGAGTTTTGTTTTCATCCTTTTTGACCTCTCTGATAAGTTGTTTTAAAGGTATTCCCAACATTTCGGCATAGGTTCCAGCGCAATAGTTTTGATCTATATGCTGATCTATGAGCTCTGAAAATTGTTCAACAATTGATAATTCTTGTAAACTATTAATGTAATCGTTTAACAACTCATTCCATAAAATGTGTAAGTAGCTGTTAGTTATAGGTTTGTTGTTTTTGTTGTGAAGAAGTGATTGAATTTGTTTTTTTTTCTGTGGGATATCTTTTATAGTGTGAAATTCAAAATTAGAATGCAACTGTTCCAGCCCTGTTTTTATCTCTGGAAAAGACGATAGGAAATCAGGAGTCAGTTTAATGATGAAACCGTCTATAAAAGGGGAAGCTGTAATGATATCAAAAGAAGTGTCAAAAAAGAAATATGTTTTGGAAGGAATAATCTGTTGTTTCCCATTTCTTTCTATACTAATAGTTCCTCCAAAAAGAATACATACATTTTTGCTTTCAGGAGTAATAGTTTGATTGTTTTTGACAAAAGATATCATTTCTTAAAAAATACTAGATTAATATATGCAAAAACTTGCACAGGAGCTAATTATAAAATCTAAAAAAAACAGCTTTTTTTATTAACAGAATCAATTTTATCGATTCCTCGTTAAAAAATAAATATGATTAATCCCCTTTTGAGAACTATTCAAAAGAGGATATTTATTTTAATCATCGTCATCATCATCGTCATCATCATCGTCATCGTCATCATCGTCATCATCATCGTCATCATCATCGTCATCATCGTCGTCATATTTTCTTTTCCTAAATGTTCTTTTATGATGATGAACATCCCCTTTTCTATAAGGCTTGTATCGTTTGCCATCCAGGTAGTACCAATTATCTTCTTCGGAATAGCGACAATATTGACAATAGTCAAAAAAGATATCACCTTCTGTATACCTAATATTATGAAAACGATCATAATAGATATATAATCCACCAATCTGAGATACTAAATTTCTTCTATAGCGTACCCCGACAGTACCAATTCTTCGAACTCGATCATATCGATCATAATTAATAGACACACGTCCGATTCTTCGTATCCTGCCAAATTGATCATATCGTATGTCTAACCTGGGATGGCGATAGCGCCGATCTCTATGGGGAGTTTTGTAGCGTTTTGCATTTGTCCAGTGATCACGATGGTGATATCTGGGAATTCTATAATCTAATTGCCCCCCTGGAAATACAAAAAACTTAACTCCAGCTTCTTCAAAAATAACAGCTTCCCCGTGATAAAAGGAATTTTTTCCTTTTGTGTGATGTGGTGTGTATCTTGGATGGTTTGCCTGAGCAGTTGCTACTACCAGTAGCATAGCTGCAAATAAAAGTACCATTTTTTTCATATCTAAAACGTTTACTGTGTACACCTACTGGCTAGCATTTCGGTATTCACTGTTTTTGAGATAGAAATAACCAAAGGATGTGCCAAAAGCAGTTATTTGGATAAAAAAAATGATACTTTTAATAGGTGTTATAGGCTTTATAGCTGGTTTATAATGTCTTGAGGATCTGCTCTTTTTTTGTAATCCTCTTCTAGGTAATCATAGCTAATGGTTCCATCTTGTTCAATTATATAGGTAGCAGAGATGGGTAATTCGTGGTCTGAATTGCCATTACTTGTTTCTACATCAATGTTAAAACTTTTATAGATTTCTACCAGTTCATCAGGTAGTGCAAAAGTCAGATTAAAATTTTTAGCAACTACATTATCCTTATCAGAAAGCACTTGAAAACTGAGTTCATTTTTTTCGGTTGTACTCAGAGAATGATCAGGAGTTTCTGGAGAGATGGCGACCAGGGTAGCTCCGTTTTTTTCTATTTCTGGTAATACATTTTGGAGCGCCTTAAGTTCTAAATTACAATAAGGGCACCATCCTCCTCTATAAAATGAAAGTACCACTTTCTTTTCTTTTAAAATATCTTGTACAGATACCTGTTTTCCATTAGCATTAGGAAGCGTAATTTCAGGAATTTTATTTCCCTTCTTTAATGCCTGAGCAAGGATTTTCTCGGTGCGTAATTGTTCAATTGCAGCGCCCATTACTTTTTGAGAAGCTTGTGGAATTTTAGTAGCAGAAAGATCTGCATATGCTTTTAAATCTTTTGTGAGTGACATATAGGTTATATTTATTGTTATATCCTTGTAGTCGTAAGCACAGTGATTGGTTTACATCTATTAACAAAGCTTTATAATTTATCACGGAGGTATTTTCCTGTATGAGAAGCCTTAATTTTTATTAATTCTTCCGGAGTTCCCTGCCCTATAATTGTACCTCCAAGTATCCCTCCTTCAGGACCTAAGTCAATAATATAGTCTGCACATTTGATCAGATCAATATTGTGTTCTATAACCAAAACAGAATGTCCTTTATCTAATAATTCATTAAAAGATTTTAACAATTTTTTGATGTCATGAAAGTGTAATCCAGTAGTAGGTTCATCAAAAATAAATAAGGCTTTGTCTTTGGTATTTCCCTTTACTAGAAAAGAGGCCAGTTTGATTCGTTGTGCTTCTCCTCCGGATAGCGTAGAGGAACTTTGCCCTAATTTGACATACCCTAACCCGACATCCTGTAACGGTTGAAGTTTTCTGGTGATTTTAGTTTGTTTATGAGTGTAGAAAAAATCAATAGCATCATCAATGGTCATGTTGAGGATATCATCGATATTCTTATCTTGGAAAGTAACTTCCAGAATTTCTTTTTTGAATCGTTTT contains:
- a CDS encoding peroxiredoxin-like family protein; the protein is MSLTKDLKAYADLSATKIPQASQKVMGAAIEQLRTEKILAQALKKGNKIPEITLPNANGKQVSVQDILKEKKVVLSFYRGGWCPYCNLELKALQNVLPEIEKNGATLVAISPETPDHSLSTTEKNELSFQVLSDKDNVVAKNFNLTFALPDELVEIYKSFNIDVETSNGNSDHELPISATYIIEQDGTISYDYLEEDYKKRADPQDIINQL
- a CDS encoding AraC family transcriptional regulator codes for the protein MISFVKNNQTITPESKNVCILFGGTISIERNGKQQIIPSKTYFFFDTSFDIITASPFIDGFIIKLTPDFLSSFPEIKTGLEQLHSNFEFHTIKDIPQKKKQIQSLLHNKNNKPITNSYLHILWNELLNDYINSLQELSIVEQFSELIDQHIDQNYCAGTYAEMLGIPLKQLIREVKKDENKTPCNFITGKVIEKAKEKLLTTDDTSQMIAYQLGFEDPYYFIKYFKKNTLFTPTQFRAQFQ